Proteins encoded by one window of Sorex araneus isolate mSorAra2 chromosome 3, mSorAra2.pri, whole genome shotgun sequence:
- the TEDC1 gene encoding tubulin epsilon and delta complex protein 1 isoform X2 yields the protein MGRPRGREGRADGAGSLPETIATLSRVLPAGPSPETFRRAKFDRPEAAPALWRLLADVLSPSPAPGASLPLEAQVRLAKAALRSQGYPRRALALLPEDGSQGSRELLLALAWLLAHGPLLEQLLERSRLRLGDELCVCQCEDPASPGLPTPCVDADGRVDIRQLQWLMGKLRFRWRSLFSMQQEQCALLAKIHSYTRGCHGDRILGHLSVVETELLRNPRHGQQLLRSLEQENVRLEAAVAWRRHQLVFWQWADTVLRTCPPDSPRPRIPTQGTGELELLSQELRALHEELQDVAESRRAAWEARAGALGPEWTVWHRVSQEAVRQELAVLRQAWEQDGAPIPPCGPYRLVKREAAGSEGRGLRAAQVMEALRSREACLEAVLHQLQGQCRQELARLAGAQPGLLWILPPRR from the exons ATGGGGCGGCCGCGGGGCCGCGAGGGCCGAGCGGACGGGGCCGGGTCCCTGCCCGAAACTATCGCCACGCTGAGCCGGGTACTGCCCGCCGGGCCCAGTCCCGAAACCTTTCGCCGAGCCAAGTTCGACCGTCCGGAGGCG GCCCCCGCGCTCTGGCGGCTGCTCGCGGATGTGCTCTCGCCGAGCCCGGCGCCCGGCGCCTCGCTACCTCTAG AGGCCCAGGTCCGCCTGGCGAAGGCCGCCCTGCGCTCTCAGGGCTACCCGCGGCGGGCGCTGGCGCTGCTCCCCGAGGATGGCTCGCAGGGCAGCCGGGAgctgctgctggccctggccTGGCTCCTGGCGCACGGACCCCTGCTGGAGCAGCTGCTGGAGCGCTCCCGCCTGCGTCTGGGCGATGAGCTGTGTGTGTGCCAG TGTGAGGACCCGGCCAGCCCGGGCCTGCCCACCCCCTGTGTGGACGCAGATGGCCGTGTGGACATCCGCCAGCTGCAGTGGCTGATGGGAAAGCTGCGGTTCCGCTGGCGCAGCCTCTTCTCCATGCAGCAGGAGCAGTGCGCCCTGCTGGCCAAG ATCCACAGCTATACGCGGGGCTGCCATGGGGACCGGATACTCGGCCACCTGTCTGTGGTGGAGACGGAGCTGCTCAGGAACCCGCGGCACGGCCAGCAG CTGCTTCGGAGCCTGGAGCAGGAGAACGTGCGTCTGGAGGCCGCTGTGGCATGGAGGCGCCACCAACTGGTCTTCTGGCAGTGGGCG GACACTGTGCTGAGGACTTGCCCCCCGGACTCCCCGCGGCCCAGGATCCCTACGCAGGGGACTGGTGAGCTGGAGCTGTTGTCGCAGGAGCTGCGGGCCCTGCACGAAGAGCTTCAGGATGTGGCCGAGTCACGGCGGGCAGCCTGGGAGGCTCGG GCTGGAGCCCTGGGCCCTGAGTGGACAGTTTGGCACCGCGTCTCGCAAGAGGCCGTGCGACAGGAGCTGGCAGTGCTGCGGCAGGCCTGGGAGCAGGATggggcccccatcccaccctgcggGCCCTACCGGCTTGTGAAGCGAGAGGCGGCAGGATCCGAGGGCCGAGGCCTGAGAGCGGCCCAGGTGATGGAGGCACTGAGGAGCCGGGAGGCCTGCCTGGAGGCAGTGCTGCACCAGCTGCAGGGACAGTGTCGGCAGGAGCTGGCCCGGCTGGCAGGAGCCCAGCCCGGCCTCCTCTGGATCCTGCCACCCAGACGCTGA
- the CRIP1 gene encoding cysteine-rich protein 1, giving the protein MPKCPKCDKEVYFAERVTSLGKDWHRPCLKCEKCGKTLTSGGHAEHEGKPYCNHPCYAALFGPKGFGRGGAESHTFK; this is encoded by the exons ATGCCCAAGTGCCCCAAGTGCGACAAGGAGGTGTACTTCG CCGAGCGGGTCACCTCCTTGGGGAAGGACTGGCACAGGCCCTGCTTGAAGTGTGAGAAATGCGGGAAGACCCTGACCTCAGGGGGTCATGCGGAg CACGAAGGCAAGCCCTACTGCAACCACCCCTGCTATGCCGCTCTGTTCGGGCCCAAAG GCTTTGGGCGTGGCGGCGCTGAGAGTCACACCTTCAAATGA